Genomic window (Xylanimonas protaetiae):
ACCACGGGGACGCGACGCTCAACGAGACCGTCGAGATCGTCGTCGACGAGGGCGCGCACCTGACCGTCGTCTCCGTCCAGGACTGGGAGGACGGGGCGGTCCACGCCTCGTCGCACCGCTCGACGATCGCCCGCGACGGCCGCCTCAAGCACGTCGTGGTCACCTTCGGCGGCGACGTCGTCCGCATCACCCCGGACGCCACGTTCACGGGCGAGGGTGCCGAGGTCGAGATGGACGGCCTGTACTTCGCCGACACCGACCAGCACCAGGAGCACCGCCTCTTCGTCGACCACGCGCAGCCCCGCTGCAAGTCGCGCGTGACCTACAAGGGTGCCCTCCAGGGCGTCGGCGCCCACACCGTGTGGGTCGGCGACGTGCTCATCCAGCACCACGCCGAGGGCACCGACACCTACGAGCTCAACCGCAACCTCGTGCTGACCGACGGCGCCCGCGCCGACTCGGTGCCCAACCTCGAGATCGAGACGGGCGAGATCGAGGGCGCCGGCCACGCCTCGGCGACCGGCCGGTTCGACGACGAGCAGCTCTTCTACCTGATGGCGCGCGGCATCCACGAGGCCGACGCCCGACGCCTGGTGGTGCGCGGCTTCTTCGCCGAGCTCATCGAGCAGATCGGCGTCCCCGCCGTGCAGGACCGCCTGCTCGCGTCCATCGAGGCCGAGCTCGAGAAGTCCATGCGCGCCATCACGGGCCAGGCATGACCGCTCAGTACGCCTGCGCGGTGACCGACCTCGGCACGGAGGAGGCCCTGCTCGTCGAGCTCGACGGCATCGACGGCGCCTCGGTGCCGGTGGCGCTCATCCGCGACGCCGACGGCGAGTTCCACGCCATCAGCGACATCTGCTCGCACGGCGCCGTCTCGCTGTCCGACGGCGAGGTGACCGGCTGCCTCGTCGAGTGCTGGCTGCACGGCTCGCAGTTCGACGTCCGCACCGGCAAGCCCGTGCAGCTGCCGGCGATCAAGCCCGTGCCTGTCTATCCCGTGACGATCGACGGCGAGAAGGTTCTCGTCGACGTCGACGCCCCCGTTCTGAACTAAACCTGGAGTCACAGCTATGTCCACCCTGGAGATCCGCGACCTCCACGTCTCCGTCGAGACGAAGGAGGGCGCCAAGCCGATCCTGCGCGGCGTCGACCTGACCATCAACAGCGGCGAGACGCACGCCATCATGGGCCCCAACGGCTCCGGCAAGTCGACCCTCGCCTCGGCGCTCGCCGGCCACCCGAAGTACACGGTCACCTCGGGCACCGTCACGCTCGACGGCGCGGACGTCCTCGCGATGTCGGTCGACGAGCGCGCCCGCGCCGGCCTCTTCCTGGCCATGCAGTACCCCGTCGAGGTGCCGGGCGTCTCGGTCGCGAACTTCCTGCGCACCGCCAAGACCGCCATCTCGGGCGAGGCCCCCAAGCTCCGCACGTGGGGCAAGGAGGTCAAGGGTGCGATGGAGAACCTGCGCATCGACCCGGCCTTCGGCGAGCGCTCGGTCAACGAGGGCTTCTCGGGCGGCGAGAAGAAGCGCCACGAGATCCTTCAGCTCGAGCTCTTCAAGCCGCGCTTCGCGATCCTCGACGAGACCGACTCGGGCCTCGACGTCGACGCGCTGCGCGTCGTGTCCGAGGGCGTGAACCGGGCCAAGGAGTCGACCGACGTCGGCGTCCTGCTCATCACGCACTACACGCGCATCCTGCGCTACATCACGCCCGACTTCGTCCACGTCTTCGTCGACGGCAAGATCGCCGAGGAGGGTGGCCCCGAGCTCGCCGAGCGTCTCGAGGCCGAGGGCTACGACCGGTACGTCGGTACCGGCGCGACGATGGCCTGATCGGACCCTGCCATGACTGCCACCGGCACCGTGCGCCCGAGCACCTCCACCGCGGGGATCGACTGGAGCGCCGTGCGCTCCGACTTCCCGCTGCTCGGGCGCACGGTGCGCGGCGGCCGACCGCTCGTCTACCTCGACTCGGCCGCCACCTCGCAGAAGCCCAACGTCGTCCTTGAGGCCGAGGTGGACTTCTACGAGCAGCGCAACGCCGCCGTGCACCGCGGCGCGCACTTCCTCGCCGAGGAGGCGACGCAGGCCTTCGAGGAGGCCCGGTCCGCCGTGGCCACCTTCGTCGGGGCCGACGACGACGAGATCGTCTGGACGTCCGGCGCGACGGCGGCGCTCAACCTCGTCGCGTACGCGTTCTCGAACGCCTCGCTGGGGCGGGGCGCGCCGGCGTCGTCGCGGTTCGCGCTGAAGCCCGGCGACGAGATCGTCGTCACCGAGGCCGAGCACCACGCCAACCTCGTGCCGTGGCAGGAGCTCGCCGCCCGCACGGGCGCCGTGCTGCGCTGGTTCCCGGTGTCCGACGACGGCCGGGTCGTGCTCGCCTCCGACGTGATCACGGAACGGACCCGCATCGTCGCCTTCGGGCACGCGTCCAACGTGACCGGTGCCGTCGCGCCCGTCGCCGCGCTGGTCGCCGCCGCGAAGGCCGTCGGCGCGTACACCGTGCTCGACGCCTGCCAGTCCGTGCCGCACCTGCCCGTCGACCTGCACGCGCTCGGCGTCGACTTCGCCGCGTTCTCCGCGCACAAGATGCTCGGCCCCACCGGCGTCGGCGCCCTGTACGGGCGGCGCGAGCTGCTCGCCGACCTGCCACCTGTCACCACGGGCGGGTCCATGGTCGAGGTCGTCACCATGGTGTCGACCACGTATGCCCCGCCGCCCCAGCGGTTCGAGGCCGGCACGCAGATGGTCGCCCAGGCCGTCGGCATGGGCGTCGCCGCGCAGTGGCTCGGGGAACTCGGGATGCCCGCTGTCGCCTCGCACGAGCGGGCCCTTGCGGCCGAGCTCCTCAAGATCGGCGACATCCCGGGTGTGCGCGTGATCGGGCCGGTCGACACTGCTGACCGCCTCGCGGTCGTCTCGTTCGTCGTCGACGGCGTGCACGCCCACGACGTCGGGCAGGTGCTCGACGACCGCGGCATCGCGGTG
Coding sequences:
- the sufD gene encoding Fe-S cluster assembly protein SufD; the protein is MSLTTDHSRAVADGAHSHGVVVPVGSRAERLTSFQLEDIPVPTGREEEWRFSPVSRLQPLFADSLAETGVTVTVDPAPEVKVESVARDDARLGTTGKPGDRTAVTAWNAFTQATVVTIPAEAVASEVTAVRVVGVSKDATAAHLLIHAERFSEAVVVVDHHGDATLNETVEIVVDEGAHLTVVSVQDWEDGAVHASSHRSTIARDGRLKHVVVTFGGDVVRITPDATFTGEGAEVEMDGLYFADTDQHQEHRLFVDHAQPRCKSRVTYKGALQGVGAHTVWVGDVLIQHHAEGTDTYELNRNLVLTDGARADSVPNLEIETGEIEGAGHASATGRFDDEQLFYLMARGIHEADARRLVVRGFFAELIEQIGVPAVQDRLLASIEAELEKSMRAITGQA
- a CDS encoding non-heme iron oxygenase ferredoxin subunit, with the translated sequence MTAQYACAVTDLGTEEALLVELDGIDGASVPVALIRDADGEFHAISDICSHGAVSLSDGEVTGCLVECWLHGSQFDVRTGKPVQLPAIKPVPVYPVTIDGEKVLVDVDAPVLN
- the sufC gene encoding Fe-S cluster assembly ATPase SufC translates to MSTLEIRDLHVSVETKEGAKPILRGVDLTINSGETHAIMGPNGSGKSTLASALAGHPKYTVTSGTVTLDGADVLAMSVDERARAGLFLAMQYPVEVPGVSVANFLRTAKTAISGEAPKLRTWGKEVKGAMENLRIDPAFGERSVNEGFSGGEKKRHEILQLELFKPRFAILDETDSGLDVDALRVVSEGVNRAKESTDVGVLLITHYTRILRYITPDFVHVFVDGKIAEEGGPELAERLEAEGYDRYVGTGATMA
- a CDS encoding SufS family cysteine desulfurase is translated as MTATGTVRPSTSTAGIDWSAVRSDFPLLGRTVRGGRPLVYLDSAATSQKPNVVLEAEVDFYEQRNAAVHRGAHFLAEEATQAFEEARSAVATFVGADDDEIVWTSGATAALNLVAYAFSNASLGRGAPASSRFALKPGDEIVVTEAEHHANLVPWQELAARTGAVLRWFPVSDDGRVVLASDVITERTRIVAFGHASNVTGAVAPVAALVAAAKAVGAYTVLDACQSVPHLPVDLHALGVDFAAFSAHKMLGPTGVGALYGRRELLADLPPVTTGGSMVEVVTMVSTTYAPPPQRFEAGTQMVAQAVGMGVAAQWLGELGMPAVASHERALAAELLKIGDIPGVRVIGPVDTADRLAVVSFVVDGVHAHDVGQVLDDRGIAVRVGHHCAQPLHRRFGVAATARASASVYTTLDDVVAFREALAGVRAFFGAE